A genome region from Panicum virgatum strain AP13 chromosome 4K, P.virgatum_v5, whole genome shotgun sequence includes the following:
- the LOC120704889 gene encoding uncharacterized protein LOC120704889 isoform X3, producing MSWDFAITAQTLIHMVSHNALRCVKVALECKVPELNGMHANPNCINPYGYFPLHEAAERFSVDMIKLLFRHGASANVRTIGANIIEDLLPLHVAVENTCLHKYIEDNLYPIQNHQNYIYKLIHLLCLPEMKIFLDTTRLLATKTDNLVDELWKYMEDGKLIQSAVLLLAAQEQIRGECSSKINGNVKQDGFSILMHRIFRSSIALRWEKSQNGNSRKQLEEKRALVDCTALLIDIISQAGEFLSAYIQAHSEVPHVNVLDRVSSILEGFGFRTTRGSIDVNNLHPYDCKISGNELRRTGLVDTTKAITETANLHDAKGKKLPLPSPPSIDPYPVTSTCLGFFTCLRLRERIYRKEKDGIPHT from the exons ATGTCATGGGATTTTGCCATCACTGCACAAACATTAATCCACATGGTCAGTCATAATGCGCTACGATGTGTGAAAGTTGCATTGGAGTGCAAGGTACCTGAGCTCAATGGGATGCATGCCAATCCAAACTGCATTAACCCGTACGGATACTTCCCTCTCCATGAAGCTGCTGAAAGATTCTCTGTTGACATGATCAAGTTACTCTTCCGTCACGGTGCATCTGCCAATGTACGCACCATTGGTGCTAACATAATTGAGGACCTACTCCCACTTCATGTTGCAGTTGAGAATACTTGCCTGCATAAGTATATAGAGGACAATCTATATCCTATTCAGAATCATCAGAATTATATCTACAAGCTTATCCATCTTCTGTGTCTACCTGAAATG AAGATCTTCTTGGATACAACTAGACTGCTTGCAACAAAAACAGATAATCTAGTTGATGAGCTTTGGAAGTACATGGAGGATGGCAAGCTTATACAGTCCGCAGTTTTATTACTGGCAGCTCAAGAACAGATCCGTGGGGAATGTTCATCCAAAATAAACGGCAATGTTAAGCAGGATGGATTTAGTATTCTGATGCATCGTATATTTAGAAGCTCTATTGCCCTTAGATGGGAGAAATCTCAAAATGGAAATTCACGGAAGCAGCTGGAGGAAAAGAGAGCACTAGTGGACTGTACAGCGCTGCTTATTGATATAATTTCCCAGGCTGGTGAATTTCTTTCTGCATATATTCAGGCACATTCAGAG GTGCCACATGTGAATGTTCTGGATCGAGTTTCATCTATCCTTGAGGGGTTTGGGTTTCGCACAACCAGAGGGAGTATTGATGTTAACAACCt CCACCCCTATGACTGCAAAATATCTGGCAACGAGTTACGTCGTACAG GGCTTGTTGATACGACCAAGGCAATTACAGAAACAGCTAACCTGCATGATGCAAAGGGAAAG AAATTACCACTGCCCAGTCCCCCTTCTATCGATCCTTATCCTGTAACATCCACATGCCTCGGTTTCTTTACTTGTTTGAG ACTCAGAGAAAGAATCTACCGAAAGGAAAAGGATGGGATCCCACATACATGA
- the LOC120704889 gene encoding uncharacterized protein LOC120704889 isoform X1, whose translation MSWDFAITAQTLIHMVSHNALRCVKVALECKVPELNGMHANPNCINPYGYFPLHEAAERFSVDMIKLLFRHGASANVRTIGANIIEDLLPLHVAVENTCLHKYIEDNLYPIQNHQNYIYKLIHLLCLPEMKIFLDTTRLLATKTDNLVDELWKYMEDGKLIQSAVLLLAAQEQIRGECSSKINGNVKQDGFSILMHRIFRSSIALRWEKSQNGNSRKQLEEKRALVDCTALLIDIISQAGEFLSAYIQAHSEVPHVNVLDRVSSILEGFGFRTTRGSIDVNNLHPYDCKISGNELRRTGLVDTTKAITETANLHDAKGKKLPLPSPPSIDPYPVTSTCLGFFTCLRYPKRNSEKESTERKRMGSHIHEDKFSPVKIYPPYAPVAVPFPDIEKFDFSPSISSSSTPIPNHKLSLLGRAPQLANSLQSRRLYATASKLLKVLKNA comes from the exons ATGTCATGGGATTTTGCCATCACTGCACAAACATTAATCCACATGGTCAGTCATAATGCGCTACGATGTGTGAAAGTTGCATTGGAGTGCAAGGTACCTGAGCTCAATGGGATGCATGCCAATCCAAACTGCATTAACCCGTACGGATACTTCCCTCTCCATGAAGCTGCTGAAAGATTCTCTGTTGACATGATCAAGTTACTCTTCCGTCACGGTGCATCTGCCAATGTACGCACCATTGGTGCTAACATAATTGAGGACCTACTCCCACTTCATGTTGCAGTTGAGAATACTTGCCTGCATAAGTATATAGAGGACAATCTATATCCTATTCAGAATCATCAGAATTATATCTACAAGCTTATCCATCTTCTGTGTCTACCTGAAATG AAGATCTTCTTGGATACAACTAGACTGCTTGCAACAAAAACAGATAATCTAGTTGATGAGCTTTGGAAGTACATGGAGGATGGCAAGCTTATACAGTCCGCAGTTTTATTACTGGCAGCTCAAGAACAGATCCGTGGGGAATGTTCATCCAAAATAAACGGCAATGTTAAGCAGGATGGATTTAGTATTCTGATGCATCGTATATTTAGAAGCTCTATTGCCCTTAGATGGGAGAAATCTCAAAATGGAAATTCACGGAAGCAGCTGGAGGAAAAGAGAGCACTAGTGGACTGTACAGCGCTGCTTATTGATATAATTTCCCAGGCTGGTGAATTTCTTTCTGCATATATTCAGGCACATTCAGAG GTGCCACATGTGAATGTTCTGGATCGAGTTTCATCTATCCTTGAGGGGTTTGGGTTTCGCACAACCAGAGGGAGTATTGATGTTAACAACCt CCACCCCTATGACTGCAAAATATCTGGCAACGAGTTACGTCGTACAG GGCTTGTTGATACGACCAAGGCAATTACAGAAACAGCTAACCTGCATGATGCAAAGGGAAAG AAATTACCACTGCCCAGTCCCCCTTCTATCGATCCTTATCCTGTAACATCCACATGCCTCGGTTTCTTTACTTGTTTGAGGTACCCTAAAAGAA ACTCAGAGAAAGAATCTACCGAAAGGAAAAGGATGGGATCCCACATACATGAAGATAAATTTAGTCCTGTCAAGATATACCCGCCGTATGCACCCGTTGCTGTGCCTTTTCCTGATATTGAAAAGTTTGATTTCTCTCCAAGTATCTCTTCAAGCTCGACTCCAATTCCAAATCATAAATTGTCATTGTTGGGAAGAGCTCCACAACTAGCAAACAGTCTTCAATCCAGGAGATTATATGCTACTGCATCCAAGCTCTTGAAGGTGCTGAAGAATGCATGA
- the LOC120704889 gene encoding uncharacterized protein LOC120704889 isoform X2 — protein MSWDFAITAQTLIHMVSHNALRCVKVALECKVPELNGMHANPNCINPYGYFPLHEAAERFSVDMIKLLFRHGASANVRTIGANIIEDLLPLHVAVENTCLHKYIEDNLYPIQNHQNYIYKLIHLLCLPEMKIFLDTTRLLATKTDNLVDELWKYMEDGKLIQSAVLLLAAQEQIRGECSSKINGNVKQDGFSILMHRIFRSSIALRWEKSQNGNSRKQLEEKRALVDCTALLIDIISQAGEFLSAYIQAHSEVPHVNVLDRVSSILEGFGFRTTRGSIDVNNLHPYDCKISGNELRRTGLVDTTKAITETANLHDAKGKTQRKNLPKGKGWDPTYMKINLVLSRYTRRMHPLLCLFLILKSLISLQVSLQARLQFQIINCHCWEELHN, from the exons ATGTCATGGGATTTTGCCATCACTGCACAAACATTAATCCACATGGTCAGTCATAATGCGCTACGATGTGTGAAAGTTGCATTGGAGTGCAAGGTACCTGAGCTCAATGGGATGCATGCCAATCCAAACTGCATTAACCCGTACGGATACTTCCCTCTCCATGAAGCTGCTGAAAGATTCTCTGTTGACATGATCAAGTTACTCTTCCGTCACGGTGCATCTGCCAATGTACGCACCATTGGTGCTAACATAATTGAGGACCTACTCCCACTTCATGTTGCAGTTGAGAATACTTGCCTGCATAAGTATATAGAGGACAATCTATATCCTATTCAGAATCATCAGAATTATATCTACAAGCTTATCCATCTTCTGTGTCTACCTGAAATG AAGATCTTCTTGGATACAACTAGACTGCTTGCAACAAAAACAGATAATCTAGTTGATGAGCTTTGGAAGTACATGGAGGATGGCAAGCTTATACAGTCCGCAGTTTTATTACTGGCAGCTCAAGAACAGATCCGTGGGGAATGTTCATCCAAAATAAACGGCAATGTTAAGCAGGATGGATTTAGTATTCTGATGCATCGTATATTTAGAAGCTCTATTGCCCTTAGATGGGAGAAATCTCAAAATGGAAATTCACGGAAGCAGCTGGAGGAAAAGAGAGCACTAGTGGACTGTACAGCGCTGCTTATTGATATAATTTCCCAGGCTGGTGAATTTCTTTCTGCATATATTCAGGCACATTCAGAG GTGCCACATGTGAATGTTCTGGATCGAGTTTCATCTATCCTTGAGGGGTTTGGGTTTCGCACAACCAGAGGGAGTATTGATGTTAACAACCt CCACCCCTATGACTGCAAAATATCTGGCAACGAGTTACGTCGTACAG GGCTTGTTGATACGACCAAGGCAATTACAGAAACAGCTAACCTGCATGATGCAAAGGGAAAG ACTCAGAGAAAGAATCTACCGAAAGGAAAAGGATGGGATCCCACATACATGAAGATAAATTTAGTCCTGTCAAGATATACCCGCCGTATGCACCCGTTGCTGTGCCTTTTCCTGATATTGAAAAGTTTGATTTCTCTCCAAGTATCTCTTCAAGCTCGACTCCAATTCCAAATCATAAATTGTCATTGTTGGGAAGAGCTCCACAACTAG
- the LOC120704890 gene encoding uncharacterized protein LOC120704890, protein MGRAGKTMLEQAETRNRQVQAESAQLKSLIQTEKMEKEAKQKANTVLEQKKKALEHQVRQLKKTNTDLQHQLVDKENERSEAVDLFNESAVGVLQSWTPTMDVTNLNRGDNSGSNPEDIAATVRPLIEPFVVQLKLHPADDSDESQMLTSRSECAVNMY, encoded by the exons ATGGGACGAGCAGGAAAGACCATGCTCGAACAGGCGGAAACTCGTAACAGACAGGTACAAGCTGAGTCCGCACAGCTGAAATCCTTGATTCAGACGGAGAAGATGGAGAAAGAAG CCAAGCAGAAGGCCAATACTGTGCTCgagcaaaagaaaaaagcaCTCGAGCATCAAGTCAGACAACTGAAGAAGACCAACACTGATCTGCAGCACCAGCTGGTCGATAAAGAGAACGAACGGTCTGAAGCTGTTGACTTGTTCAACGAATCAGCTGTCGGAGTGTTACAATCCTGGACGCCTACCATGGACGTTACAAATCTAAACCGAGGGGATAATTCTGGTTCCAACCCCGAAGACATCGCCGCAACGGTTCGTCCTCTGATCGAACCATTTGTTGTTCAACTCAAGCTGCACCCAGCAGACGATTCTGATGAATCACAAATGTTAACTTCCCGATCAGAGTGTGCTGTAAACATGTATTAA
- the LOC120704893 gene encoding hydrophobic protein OSR8-like, with amino-acid sequence MSSGGCSTCLEVIFAAVLPPLGVFFRYGCCSPEFFISLVLTVLGYVPGVVYSLYVILRTPPEPPGIDGERPYDMLT; translated from the exons atgagCTCCGGCGGCTGCTCGACCTGCCTCGAGGTCAtcttcgccgccgtcctcccgcCGCTCGGCGTCTTCTTCCGCTACGGCTGCTGCAGC CCGGAGTTCTTCATCTCCCTCGTGCTGACGGTACTGGGCTACGTCCCCGGCGTCGTCTACTCCCTCTACGTCATCCTCcggacgccgccggagccgccgggCATCGACGGGGAGCGCCCGTACGACATGCTCACCTGA